Proteins encoded by one window of Aptenodytes patagonicus chromosome 11, bAptPat1.pri.cur, whole genome shotgun sequence:
- the BCAR1 gene encoding breast cancer anti-estrogen resistance protein 1 isoform X2 yields the protein MNYLNVLAKALYDNVAESPDELSFRKGDIMTVLERNTQGLDGWWLCSLHGRQGIVPGNRLKILVGMYDKKQQQQQQQQAPSPAQGQAPPQPPVPQPALPYHHQGGYTSLSPASQYTPMHPAYAPQGDNVYLMPVPSKGQQGLYPGSAPTGQFPPAPAKQPPAYPKQTPPHAFPSPGQEIYQVPPSLSQAAEAYPGGSASPPQDVYQVPPSAGQAQDIYQVPPSLDMRSWEGHKPQGKVLVPTRVGQVYVYDSPKGEQDEYDFPRHLLSAGSQEIYDVPPVRGGVPSQFSQEVYDTPPMAVKGPNGQDPGQEIYDVPPSVEKNLHQTVYDVPPSVSKDVPDGPAREETYDVPPAFAKQKAFDPSRHPLILAQQEPYLPEDVYDVPPAAGKGAPEPPLSHEIYDVPPSLKKLGGSAFPSQEVYDVPRDLHAPSKGSLDTEGEYIYDVPPQVDREAKGADAKRLSASSTGSTRSNTSTSSLDVVPVKEPSKGAGKEFSLDLDAAMETLAKLQHGVGGAVSYLMSFISANWRSPEHMEANATSIRGAAEGVRTALRDLLEFARGAVGNAAQASDRSLYAKLSKQLQKMEEVYQALARHGQALDACHWAPSALAGGKPGMDDLEHFVMHSRGVPDDTKQLASFLHGNASLLFKRTKPAAESGGHGPPHPSDKASSIQSRPLPSPPKLLAQESPDGPYENSESGWMEDYDYVHLQGKEEFEKTQKELLEKGNIIRQSKDQLEHQQLKQFERLEQEVTRPIDNDLSNWSPPQHYGPARGGGALCPADRQLLLFYLEQCEANLTTLTNAIDAFFTAVSTNQPPKIFVAHSKFVILSAHKLVFIGDTLSRQAKAQDVQHKVMHYSNLLCEMLKEIVVTTKAAALHYPSPAASKDMVERVKDLANSTQQFRMVLGQLAAM from the exons ATGAACTACCTG AACGTGCTGGCCAAGGCGCTGTACGACAACGTGGCCGAGTCCCCGGACGAGCTCTCCTTCCGCAAGGGCGACATCATGACGGTGCTGGAACGCAACACGCAGGGGCTGGATGGCTGGTGGCTCTGCTCGCTCCACGGCCGTCAGGGCATCGTCCCCGGGAACCGCCTCAAGATCCTGGTGGGAATGTAcgacaagaagcagcagcagcagcagcagcagcaagcgcCCAGCCCGGCGCAGGGGCAGGCGCCGCCACAGCCGCCGGTGCCCCAGCCGGCTCTGCCTTACCACCACCAAGGGGGTTACACCTCACTGTCGCCTGCCTCGCAGTACACACCCATGCACCCTGCTTACGCCCCCCAAGGGGACAACGTCTACCTGATGCCGGTCCCCAGCAAGGGACAGCAGGGTCTCTACCCGGGCTCGGCGCCCACCGGACAGTTTCCACCTGCCCCGGCTAAGCAGCCGCCCGCCTACCCGAAGCAGACACCTCCCCacgccttccccagccccggccAGGAGATTTACCAGGTGCCCCCCTCCCTGAGCCAAGCGGCGGAGGCGTACCCcgggggctctgccagcccccctCAGGACGTCTACCAGGTTCCTCCCTCGGCCGGTCAGGCTCAAGACATCTACCAGGTGCCCCCGTCATTGGATATGAGGAGCTGGGAAGGGCACAAGCCCCAGGGAAAG GTGCTCGTGCCCACCCGGGTGGGGCAAGTGTATGTCTACGACTCCCCCAAGGGCGAGCAGGATGAGTACGATTTCCCTCGCCACCTCCTCTCTGCGGGCTCACAGGAGATCTACGACGTGCCACCTGTCCGAGGGGGGGTCCCGAGCCAGTTCAGCCAGGAG GTCTACGACACCCCCCCCATGGCAGTGAAGGGTCCCAACGGGCAGGACCCAGGGCAGGAGATCTACGACGTGCCTCCCAGCGTGGAGAAGAACCTGCACCAAACT GTGTATGACGTCCCCCCCTCGGTGAGCAAGGACGTGCCCGATGGTCCAGCGCGGGAGGAGACCTATGATGTGCCCCCAGCCTTTGCCAAGCAGAAAGCCTTTGACCCCTCCCGCCACCCCCTCATCCTGGCCCAGCAGGAGCCCTACTTGCCGGAGGATGTCTACGACGTGCCGCCAGCAGCCGGGAAAGGTGCCCCCGAGCCACCGCTCTCCCACGAGATCTACGACGTGCCCCCCAGcctcaagaagctgggagggtcAGCGTTCCCCTCCCAGGAGGTGTATGACGTGCCCCGGGACCTGCACGCCCCCAGCAAGGGCTCCCTGGACACAGAGGGCGAGTACATCTATGACGTCCCGCCGCAAGTGGACCGCGAGGCCAAGGGCGCCGACGCCAAACGCCTCTCGGCCTCCAGCACGGGCAGCACCCGCAGCAACACCTCCACATCCTCGCTGGACGTGGTGCCTGTGAAGGAGCCGTCCAAGGGAGCCGGCAAGGAGTTCTCCCTGGACTTGGATGCCGCCATGGAGACGCTGGCCAAGCTCCAGCACGGCGTTGGCGGCGCCGTCTCCTACCTCATGTCCTTCATCAGCGCCAACTGGCGCAGCCCCGAGCACATGGAGGCCAATGCCACCAGCATCCGCGGGGCAGCCGAGGGCGTCCGGACGGCCCTCCGGGACCTGCTGGAGTTTGCCCGGGGGGCGGTGGGCAATGCTGCCCAGGCCTCCGACCGTTCCCTCTATGCCAAGCTCAGCAAGCAGCTGCAGAAGATGGAGGAGGTCTACCAGGCTCTCGCACGGCACGGCCAAGCGCTGGATGCTTGCCACTGGGCCCCGAGCGCCCTGGCCGGCGGCAAGCCGGGCATGGATGACTTGGAGCACTTCGTCATGCACTCGCGCGGCGTCCCCGATGACACCAAGCAGTTGGCCTCCTTCCTGCACGGCAATGCCTCCCTCCTCTTCAAACGGACAAAGCCGGCGGCGGAGAGTGGTGGCCACGGGCCCCCTCACCCCTCCGACAAGGCCAGCAGCATCCAGTCGcggcccctgccctccccgcccaAGCTGCTGGCCCAGGAGTCGCCCGACGGGCCCTACGAGAACAGCGAGAGCGGCTGGATGGAGGATTACGACTACGTCCATCTCCAG GGCAAGGAGGAGTTCGAGAAGACccagaaggagctgctggagaaaggCAACATCATCCGGCAGAGCAAGGACCAGCTGGAGCACCAGCAG CTGAAGCAGTTTGAGCGGCTGGAGCAGGAGGTGACGCGCCCCATCGACAACGACTTGTCCAACTGGAGCCCCCCCCAGCACTAcggcccggcgcggggcggcggggccctgTGTCCCGCCGACCGCCAGCTCCTCCTCTTCTACCTGGAGCAGTGCGAGGCCAACCTCACCACGCTCACCAACGCCATCGACGCCTTCTTCACCGCCGTCAGCACCAACCAACCCCCCAAGATCTTCGTGGCCCACAGCAAGTTTGTCATCCTCAGCGCCCACAAGCTCGTCTTCATTGGGGACACGCTGTCCCGCCAGGCCAAGGCCCAGGACGTCCAGCACAAGGTGATGCACTACAGCAACCTCCTCTGCGAGATGCTCAAAGAGATTGTGGTGACCACCAAGGCAGCCGCCCTCCACTACCCTTCTCCCGCCGCCTCTAAGGACATGGTAGAGCGTGTCAAGGACCTCGCCAACAGCACGCAGCAGTTCAGGATGGTGCTGGGCCAGCTGGCGGCCATGTGA
- the BCAR1 gene encoding breast cancer anti-estrogen resistance protein 1 isoform X1, which produces MTPHQPAGPGSPPRRGALLQNVLAKALYDNVAESPDELSFRKGDIMTVLERNTQGLDGWWLCSLHGRQGIVPGNRLKILVGMYDKKQQQQQQQQAPSPAQGQAPPQPPVPQPALPYHHQGGYTSLSPASQYTPMHPAYAPQGDNVYLMPVPSKGQQGLYPGSAPTGQFPPAPAKQPPAYPKQTPPHAFPSPGQEIYQVPPSLSQAAEAYPGGSASPPQDVYQVPPSAGQAQDIYQVPPSLDMRSWEGHKPQGKVLVPTRVGQVYVYDSPKGEQDEYDFPRHLLSAGSQEIYDVPPVRGGVPSQFSQEVYDTPPMAVKGPNGQDPGQEIYDVPPSVEKNLHQTVYDVPPSVSKDVPDGPAREETYDVPPAFAKQKAFDPSRHPLILAQQEPYLPEDVYDVPPAAGKGAPEPPLSHEIYDVPPSLKKLGGSAFPSQEVYDVPRDLHAPSKGSLDTEGEYIYDVPPQVDREAKGADAKRLSASSTGSTRSNTSTSSLDVVPVKEPSKGAGKEFSLDLDAAMETLAKLQHGVGGAVSYLMSFISANWRSPEHMEANATSIRGAAEGVRTALRDLLEFARGAVGNAAQASDRSLYAKLSKQLQKMEEVYQALARHGQALDACHWAPSALAGGKPGMDDLEHFVMHSRGVPDDTKQLASFLHGNASLLFKRTKPAAESGGHGPPHPSDKASSIQSRPLPSPPKLLAQESPDGPYENSESGWMEDYDYVHLQGKEEFEKTQKELLEKGNIIRQSKDQLEHQQLKQFERLEQEVTRPIDNDLSNWSPPQHYGPARGGGALCPADRQLLLFYLEQCEANLTTLTNAIDAFFTAVSTNQPPKIFVAHSKFVILSAHKLVFIGDTLSRQAKAQDVQHKVMHYSNLLCEMLKEIVVTTKAAALHYPSPAASKDMVERVKDLANSTQQFRMVLGQLAAM; this is translated from the exons ATGACTCCCCACCagccggcggggcccggctcACCGCCCCGGCGCGGGGCTCTCTTGCAGAACGTGCTGGCCAAGGCGCTGTACGACAACGTGGCCGAGTCCCCGGACGAGCTCTCCTTCCGCAAGGGCGACATCATGACGGTGCTGGAACGCAACACGCAGGGGCTGGATGGCTGGTGGCTCTGCTCGCTCCACGGCCGTCAGGGCATCGTCCCCGGGAACCGCCTCAAGATCCTGGTGGGAATGTAcgacaagaagcagcagcagcagcagcagcagcaagcgcCCAGCCCGGCGCAGGGGCAGGCGCCGCCACAGCCGCCGGTGCCCCAGCCGGCTCTGCCTTACCACCACCAAGGGGGTTACACCTCACTGTCGCCTGCCTCGCAGTACACACCCATGCACCCTGCTTACGCCCCCCAAGGGGACAACGTCTACCTGATGCCGGTCCCCAGCAAGGGACAGCAGGGTCTCTACCCGGGCTCGGCGCCCACCGGACAGTTTCCACCTGCCCCGGCTAAGCAGCCGCCCGCCTACCCGAAGCAGACACCTCCCCacgccttccccagccccggccAGGAGATTTACCAGGTGCCCCCCTCCCTGAGCCAAGCGGCGGAGGCGTACCCcgggggctctgccagcccccctCAGGACGTCTACCAGGTTCCTCCCTCGGCCGGTCAGGCTCAAGACATCTACCAGGTGCCCCCGTCATTGGATATGAGGAGCTGGGAAGGGCACAAGCCCCAGGGAAAG GTGCTCGTGCCCACCCGGGTGGGGCAAGTGTATGTCTACGACTCCCCCAAGGGCGAGCAGGATGAGTACGATTTCCCTCGCCACCTCCTCTCTGCGGGCTCACAGGAGATCTACGACGTGCCACCTGTCCGAGGGGGGGTCCCGAGCCAGTTCAGCCAGGAG GTCTACGACACCCCCCCCATGGCAGTGAAGGGTCCCAACGGGCAGGACCCAGGGCAGGAGATCTACGACGTGCCTCCCAGCGTGGAGAAGAACCTGCACCAAACT GTGTATGACGTCCCCCCCTCGGTGAGCAAGGACGTGCCCGATGGTCCAGCGCGGGAGGAGACCTATGATGTGCCCCCAGCCTTTGCCAAGCAGAAAGCCTTTGACCCCTCCCGCCACCCCCTCATCCTGGCCCAGCAGGAGCCCTACTTGCCGGAGGATGTCTACGACGTGCCGCCAGCAGCCGGGAAAGGTGCCCCCGAGCCACCGCTCTCCCACGAGATCTACGACGTGCCCCCCAGcctcaagaagctgggagggtcAGCGTTCCCCTCCCAGGAGGTGTATGACGTGCCCCGGGACCTGCACGCCCCCAGCAAGGGCTCCCTGGACACAGAGGGCGAGTACATCTATGACGTCCCGCCGCAAGTGGACCGCGAGGCCAAGGGCGCCGACGCCAAACGCCTCTCGGCCTCCAGCACGGGCAGCACCCGCAGCAACACCTCCACATCCTCGCTGGACGTGGTGCCTGTGAAGGAGCCGTCCAAGGGAGCCGGCAAGGAGTTCTCCCTGGACTTGGATGCCGCCATGGAGACGCTGGCCAAGCTCCAGCACGGCGTTGGCGGCGCCGTCTCCTACCTCATGTCCTTCATCAGCGCCAACTGGCGCAGCCCCGAGCACATGGAGGCCAATGCCACCAGCATCCGCGGGGCAGCCGAGGGCGTCCGGACGGCCCTCCGGGACCTGCTGGAGTTTGCCCGGGGGGCGGTGGGCAATGCTGCCCAGGCCTCCGACCGTTCCCTCTATGCCAAGCTCAGCAAGCAGCTGCAGAAGATGGAGGAGGTCTACCAGGCTCTCGCACGGCACGGCCAAGCGCTGGATGCTTGCCACTGGGCCCCGAGCGCCCTGGCCGGCGGCAAGCCGGGCATGGATGACTTGGAGCACTTCGTCATGCACTCGCGCGGCGTCCCCGATGACACCAAGCAGTTGGCCTCCTTCCTGCACGGCAATGCCTCCCTCCTCTTCAAACGGACAAAGCCGGCGGCGGAGAGTGGTGGCCACGGGCCCCCTCACCCCTCCGACAAGGCCAGCAGCATCCAGTCGcggcccctgccctccccgcccaAGCTGCTGGCCCAGGAGTCGCCCGACGGGCCCTACGAGAACAGCGAGAGCGGCTGGATGGAGGATTACGACTACGTCCATCTCCAG GGCAAGGAGGAGTTCGAGAAGACccagaaggagctgctggagaaaggCAACATCATCCGGCAGAGCAAGGACCAGCTGGAGCACCAGCAG CTGAAGCAGTTTGAGCGGCTGGAGCAGGAGGTGACGCGCCCCATCGACAACGACTTGTCCAACTGGAGCCCCCCCCAGCACTAcggcccggcgcggggcggcggggccctgTGTCCCGCCGACCGCCAGCTCCTCCTCTTCTACCTGGAGCAGTGCGAGGCCAACCTCACCACGCTCACCAACGCCATCGACGCCTTCTTCACCGCCGTCAGCACCAACCAACCCCCCAAGATCTTCGTGGCCCACAGCAAGTTTGTCATCCTCAGCGCCCACAAGCTCGTCTTCATTGGGGACACGCTGTCCCGCCAGGCCAAGGCCCAGGACGTCCAGCACAAGGTGATGCACTACAGCAACCTCCTCTGCGAGATGCTCAAAGAGATTGTGGTGACCACCAAGGCAGCCGCCCTCCACTACCCTTCTCCCGCCGCCTCTAAGGACATGGTAGAGCGTGTCAAGGACCTCGCCAACAGCACGCAGCAGTTCAGGATGGTGCTGGGCCAGCTGGCGGCCATGTGA